The region AAACGGGCGACATTTTCCGGGGCGGACGCTATGCTGCGCTCTGGAGGTTCCGCATGGGCGTGGTCCAGCTACCTGACGAGCTACAGCGCGTGATTGAGCGGCAGGTCGCCGAGGGCAGGGCCAGCAGCCCCACGGCGTTCCTGGAGGAGGCCGTCATGCGTCTGGTCGCCGAGACCAGCGCGGAGGAGGACGAGGTCCAGCGGGCTGTCCATGATGGCGTGGCCGATATCGAGGCCGGTCGCTACCGGACGGTGGCCAGTCTGGACGACGAGCGTCGGCTGCACGACGACATGATGACGAGGCTCCGTTCCCGCCTGCCCTCTGGCGGGTAGTGGCCTATCGTCTCACCAGGACGGCAGAAGACCAGATCGACGCCCTCCTTCTCGACAGTGCCCGCGATCATGGTCTGGAAGCAGCAGGTCGGTACGGCCAGCTGATCCTGACCGTCATGGCCGCCCTGGGTGAGGAGCCGCACGTGATCGGCTCCGTCGGGGTGCCCCGCCTCCCAGGCATCCGCGCTTATCCAACCCGCCTCGCCAGACAGCGCGTCGAGCCTGCGCGGCGCGTTGCCAGTCCCCGACACCTTGTCATCTACCGCTTGGCAGCGGATGGCGTGGTCGAGATTCTGGGCTTGGTCCACGACCGCATGGTGCTGTCCCGCGCGGCCCGGAGGATCGTTCGAACCACCGACCGCGGCTGAGAGGGGTGGAGATCGGACATTTACCTCCTCATCCTCTTTCTTCATCAGGCAACGAAGTACCTATGGCTGACCCCTGATCTGCTGCTGCCAGTGCCGATGGAGCGCCCCCACGTTGCCGCTGGTCAGGAGCGGCATCGCGCCCTGCAGCTGCTCCTCTGTCCAGTCCCACCACGCCATCTCCAGCAGCAGGGCTATGGTGGTGTCATCGAAGCGCCGACGGATCGGCTTCGCTGGATTGCCGCCGACCACGGCGTAGGGCTCCACGTTCCGCGTCACCAGGGCGCGCGTCCCGATAACTGCTCCGTGGCCGACCCTGATCCCCGGCATGATGACGGCCTCGGACCCGATCCAGACGTCGTGGCCGATGACGGTATCTCCCGCTGGAAGGTAGCCGTTATGAGCGCCCGCGAACTCGATGGCGTCCGGAAGAAAGAAAAACGGGAAGGTGCTGACCCATTCGTGCCTATGCCCCTGGTTGCCGGCCATGATGAAGCTGGCGCCTGAGCCGATGGAACAGAAGCTGCCGATGATGAGCTTGTCAGCACCTTCGCTGGGCAGGAGGTAGCGCGCGCAGTCCTCGAAACCGTGCCGGTGATAATAGCCAGAGTAGTAACTGTAGCGGCCAACGGAAATGTTGGGGTGACTGACCTGCTGGGACAGAGGAACACCCTTGAAAGGGCTTTCGAAGAAATTGGGCATGATGGTGCTCGGGGCATAGGGCGATCCCGCAGGGGGATAGCTATCGTCAGGACAAACGCTCGGCGCCGCTTACCGAGGTATGATGCCCGGCAAGCCTTCGGTTCCTAGCGCGGGGAACGCTGGAACCTGATGCAGGTGGTACACGGAGCAGCCTTCATGCGGGTGGGACGCTAGGAGGGAAGTGCCGATCTCGGCAAGGTCTATATTGACGCGATCCGGCTCCAGGCTACCAGAGTTAGGCTAGGCTCTATCCTCGCAGAG is a window of Roseomonas gilardii DNA encoding:
- a CDS encoding type II toxin-antitoxin system RelE/ParE family toxin produces the protein MAYRLTRTAEDQIDALLLDSARDHGLEAAGRYGQLILTVMAALGEEPHVIGSVGVPRLPGIRAYPTRLARQRVEPARRVASPRHLVIYRLAADGVVEILGLVHDRMVLSRAARRIVRTTDRG
- the catB gene encoding type B chloramphenicol O-acetyltransferase produces the protein MPNFFESPFKGVPLSQQVSHPNISVGRYSYYSGYYHRHGFEDCARYLLPSEGADKLIIGSFCSIGSGASFIMAGNQGHRHEWVSTFPFFFLPDAIEFAGAHNGYLPAGDTVIGHDVWIGSEAVIMPGIRVGHGAVIGTRALVTRNVEPYAVVGGNPAKPIRRRFDDTTIALLLEMAWWDWTEEQLQGAMPLLTSGNVGALHRHWQQQIRGQP